In one Candidatus Nomurabacteria bacterium genomic region, the following are encoded:
- the galE gene encoding UDP-glucose 4-epimerase GalE gives MNILVTGGAGYIGSHTVIELIAAGYDVVVVDSLINSSVEALYRVEKITGNTIPFYEVDVRDTDALGKIFSEHSFDAVIHFAGLKAVGESVAKPLLYYKNNLDSTLTLLEVMQQHNVKQVVFSSSATVYGTPEHMPLTEDSPVGIDLTNPYGKTKYMCEEILRDAVIANDDLSVTILRYFNPIGAHESGLIGEDPKDIPNNLMPYIAQVAVGKRDKLSVFGDDYDTVDGTGVRDYIHVVDLARGHVAALTHMRPGAQVYNLGTGRGTSVLELIHAFEEASGKKVPYIVSPRRAGDIAACYADVSKAERELSWQAKLSVQEACRDSWNWQSQNPDGFSK, from the coding sequence GTGAACATTCTCGTAACTGGCGGTGCCGGTTACATAGGCTCTCACACCGTCATAGAACTCATCGCCGCAGGCTACGATGTCGTTGTCGTCGACAGCCTAATCAACAGTAGTGTTGAGGCCTTGTATCGGGTTGAAAAAATCACAGGCAACACAATTCCTTTTTACGAAGTAGACGTCCGCGACACCGATGCGCTCGGCAAGATATTCAGCGAACATTCGTTCGATGCCGTCATTCATTTCGCCGGCCTCAAAGCCGTCGGCGAATCAGTTGCAAAGCCTCTGCTCTACTACAAAAACAATCTTGATTCGACGCTCACGCTGCTAGAAGTCATGCAGCAACACAACGTCAAACAAGTCGTCTTCAGTTCATCAGCAACCGTCTATGGCACGCCCGAGCACATGCCACTCACCGAAGACTCACCCGTCGGCATCGACCTGACCAATCCCTACGGCAAAACCAAATACATGTGCGAAGAAATCTTGCGCGACGCAGTAATAGCCAACGATGACCTGTCCGTAACCATTTTGCGCTACTTCAACCCCATCGGCGCGCACGAGTCCGGCCTGATCGGCGAAGACCCCAAAGACATTCCAAACAACCTCATGCCATACATCGCCCAAGTTGCCGTAGGCAAGCGCGACAAACTATCTGTATTTGGCGACGACTACGACACGGTCGACGGCACTGGCGTACGCGACTACATCCACGTGGTCGACCTCGCCCGTGGGCACGTTGCGGCGCTCACTCACATGCGACCAGGCGCTCAAGTCTATAACCTCGGCACCGGCCGTGGCACCTCAGTCCTCGAGCTAATCCATGCATTCGAAGAAGCCAGTGGCAAAAAAGTCCCCTACATAGTCTCGCCACGCCGCGCTGGCGACATCGCCGCCTGCTACGCCGACGTGTCCAAAGCCGAGCGCGAGCTCAGCTGGCAAGCTAAACTATCCGTCCAAGAAGCCTGCCGCGACAGCTGGAACTGGCAATCGCAAAATCCTGACGGGTTTTCGAAGTAG